A single Camelus ferus isolate YT-003-E chromosome 3, BCGSAC_Cfer_1.0, whole genome shotgun sequence DNA region contains:
- the HAVCR2 gene encoding hepatitis A virus cellular receptor 2 isoform X1, with product MLSHLSFDCVLFLLLQLTRSPEGVYVAEVGQNADLPCVYSPATPENSVPVCWGKGPCPVFGCYNMVLNTDGRNVKYRISGRYLLKRDFLKGDVTLTIKNVTLADHGTYCCRIQFPGPLNDQKSNLELVIRPAKVTAARPRWNVVTTASPRMFTTEGHGLETQTLETLRDKNQTEIPTLASELQDVSATTRTSLYIGAGVSAGLALILVAGVFILKWYSDSKKKLQNSSLITLANRPPLGLTNTVAERMRSEENIYVIEENVYEMEDPYEYCCDASSGQQP from the exons ATGCTTTCACATCTTTCCTTTGACTGTGTCCTGTTCTTGCTGCTACAACTTACAA GGTCTCCGGAAGGGGTGTACGTGGCTGAGGTGGGACAGAACGCTGATCTGCCCTGCGTCTACTCTCCAGCCACCCCTGAGAACTCCGTGCCTGTGTGCTGGGGCAAGGGGCCCTGCCCGGTGTTTGGATGTTACAATATGGTGCTCAACACTGATGGAAGGAACGTGAAATATCGGATATCCGGCAGATACCTGCTAAAGAGAGATTTCCTCAAAGGAGACGTAACCTTGACCATAAAAAATGTGACTTTAGCCGACCATGGGACCTATTGCTGCCGGATCCAATTCCCAGGCCCCTTGAATGATCAAAAATCAAACCTGGAGTTGGTCATCAGACCAG CCAAGGTCACCGCTGCTCGACCTCGGTGGAACGTCGTCACTACAGCCTCACCAAGGATGTTCACCACCGAGGGACACGGCTTAG agacacagacactggAGACCCTCCGTGATAAAAATCAAACA GAAATACCCACACTGGCTAGTGAGTTGCAAGACGTGAGTGCGACCACCAGAACAAGCCTCTACATCGGAGCCGGGGTCTCTGCTGGCCTGGCTCTCATTCTTGTGGCTGGTGTTTTCATCCTCAAAT GGTATTCTGATAGcaaaaagaagttacaaaattCAAG CCTGATCACTTTGGCCAACCGCCCCCCATTAGGGTTAACAAATACAGTCGCAGAGAGGATGCGCTCAGAAGAAAACATCTATGTCATTGAGGAGAACGTGTATGAAATGGAGGACCCATATGAATACTGCTGTGACGCCAGCAGTGGGCAGCAGCCCTGA
- the HAVCR2 gene encoding hepatitis A virus cellular receptor 2 isoform X2 has translation MLSHLSFDCVLFLLLQLTRSPEGVYVAEVGQNADLPCVYSPATPENSVPVCWGKGPCPVFGCYNMVLNTDGRNVKYRISGRYLLKRDFLKGDVTLTIKNVTLADHGTYCCRIQFPGPLNDQKSNLELVIRPETQTLETLRDKNQTEIPTLASELQDVSATTRTSLYIGAGVSAGLALILVAGVFILKWYSDSKKKLQNSSLITLANRPPLGLTNTVAERMRSEENIYVIEENVYEMEDPYEYCCDASSGQQP, from the exons ATGCTTTCACATCTTTCCTTTGACTGTGTCCTGTTCTTGCTGCTACAACTTACAA GGTCTCCGGAAGGGGTGTACGTGGCTGAGGTGGGACAGAACGCTGATCTGCCCTGCGTCTACTCTCCAGCCACCCCTGAGAACTCCGTGCCTGTGTGCTGGGGCAAGGGGCCCTGCCCGGTGTTTGGATGTTACAATATGGTGCTCAACACTGATGGAAGGAACGTGAAATATCGGATATCCGGCAGATACCTGCTAAAGAGAGATTTCCTCAAAGGAGACGTAACCTTGACCATAAAAAATGTGACTTTAGCCGACCATGGGACCTATTGCTGCCGGATCCAATTCCCAGGCCCCTTGAATGATCAAAAATCAAACCTGGAGTTGGTCATCAGACCAG agacacagacactggAGACCCTCCGTGATAAAAATCAAACA GAAATACCCACACTGGCTAGTGAGTTGCAAGACGTGAGTGCGACCACCAGAACAAGCCTCTACATCGGAGCCGGGGTCTCTGCTGGCCTGGCTCTCATTCTTGTGGCTGGTGTTTTCATCCTCAAAT GGTATTCTGATAGcaaaaagaagttacaaaattCAAG CCTGATCACTTTGGCCAACCGCCCCCCATTAGGGTTAACAAATACAGTCGCAGAGAGGATGCGCTCAGAAGAAAACATCTATGTCATTGAGGAGAACGTGTATGAAATGGAGGACCCATATGAATACTGCTGTGACGCCAGCAGTGGGCAGCAGCCCTGA